From the Rhodoferax mekongensis genome, one window contains:
- a CDS encoding AAA family ATPase: protein MLIVFSGLPGTGKTTISQLLARRCSATYLRMDSIEQAMKSSMAEHGEVGIGGYLVAYQIAKANLMLGSTVVVDAVNPVQVVRQTWRAVAEGAGSRITEVEVVCSDPREHRRRVESRVADIPGHSLPTWSAVQQLAFEPWSGERLVIDSAIWSAADAAAKVFEALGNQSISAAKRAASAYK, encoded by the coding sequence ATGCTTATCGTTTTCAGTGGCCTGCCGGGGACCGGTAAAACTACCATTTCCCAACTATTAGCGCGAAGGTGCAGCGCTACCTATTTGCGCATGGACTCGATCGAGCAGGCGATGAAATCTTCGATGGCGGAGCACGGGGAGGTGGGCATCGGGGGCTATCTCGTGGCCTACCAAATTGCCAAGGCCAATCTCATGCTGGGGTCTACCGTGGTGGTGGACGCCGTGAACCCTGTGCAAGTGGTGCGCCAAACCTGGCGTGCGGTGGCAGAGGGCGCAGGTTCCCGCATTACCGAGGTGGAGGTGGTGTGCTCGGACCCGCGTGAACACCGCAGGCGCGTGGAGTCGCGTGTGGCGGATATTCCGGGGCACAGTCTGCCAACCTGGAGTGCTGTTCAACAGCTCGCCTTTGAGCCATGGTCCGGTGAGCGGCTCGTGATTGATTCCGCAATCTGGAGCGCGGCGGACGCAGCGGCGAAGGTTTTCGAAGCGTTGGGGAATCAGTCGATTTCAGCAGCGAAAAGAGCTGCTAGCGCTTATAAATAA
- a CDS encoding FMN-dependent NADH-azoreductase: MKLLHIDSSILSANSVSRQLTKDTVTQWVSKHPGTTVEYLDLAVDTPSHLSADSLSFRAPAGAELSDVQKRENVISEALVTQFLAADVIVVGAPLYNFSIPSQLKAWVDRIAQVGRTFKYTETGPQGLAGGKTVIVASTRGGVYSTNDWGRAAEHQESYLQTVFGFLGITDVRFVRAEGVAMGDAKKAEALAEAANGIAKLAA; this comes from the coding sequence ATGAAACTCTTGCACATCGACTCCAGCATCCTGAGCGCTAACTCTGTCTCCCGCCAACTGACCAAAGACACCGTGACCCAGTGGGTCAGCAAACACCCCGGCACCACCGTGGAATACCTGGACCTGGCCGTGGACACGCCCAGCCACCTGTCTGCCGACTCCCTTAGCTTCCGCGCTCCCGCTGGTGCCGAACTATCGGATGTGCAGAAGCGTGAAAACGTCATCTCTGAGGCGCTGGTGACCCAGTTCCTGGCCGCCGATGTGATCGTGGTGGGTGCCCCGCTGTACAACTTCAGCATCCCCAGCCAGCTCAAGGCCTGGGTGGACCGCATCGCCCAAGTCGGCCGCACCTTCAAGTACACCGAAACCGGCCCCCAAGGTCTGGCCGGTGGCAAAACCGTGATCGTGGCCTCCACCCGCGGCGGCGTCTACTCCACCAACGACTGGGGCCGTGCTGCTGAACACCAAGAGAGCTACCTGCAAACCGTGTTCGGCTTTTTGGGCATCACCGATGTACGCTTTGTGCGCGCTGAAGGTGTGGCCATGGGCGACGCAAAGAAGGCGGAAGCATTGGCCGAAGCGGCCAATGGCATTGCCAAGCTGGCTGCGTAG